Proteins encoded in a region of the Acipenser ruthenus chromosome 54, fAciRut3.2 maternal haplotype, whole genome shotgun sequence genome:
- the LOC117398321 gene encoding beta-2-microglobulin: MFLRSTFVAALVACLAYIHLGDATEATPKVQIYSRNVGELGKPNTLICHVSGFHPPNIKLQLLKNGVEIEGAQQSDLAFHQGWHFHLTKSVAFTPKEGEHYSCKVEHSTLQGAKSFTWTPDM, translated from the exons ATGTTTCTTAGAAGTACTTTCGTGGCGGCTCTTGTAGCCTGCCTGGCATATATACACCTTGGGGACGCCACTGAAg ccaCGCCCAAGGTTCAGATCTACAGTCGTAACGTTGGCGAGCTGGGCAAGCCCAACACCCTGATCTGCCATGTGAGTGGCTTCCACCCTCCCAACATCAAGCTGCAGCTGCTGAAGAACGGGGTGGAGATTGAGGGAGCCCAGCAGAGCGACCTGGCCTTCCACCAGGGCTGGCACTTCCACCTGACCAAGAGCGTGGCCTTCACCCCCAAGGAGGGAGAGCACTACTCCTGCAAAGTGGAGCACAGCACACTGCAGGGAGCCAAGAGCTTCACCTGGA CTCCTGACATGTGA
- the LOC131696861 gene encoding beta-2-microglobulin-like, producing the protein MKAVLGVALICALYFSAEATEAMPKVQIYSRNVGELGKPNTLICHVSGFHPPNIKLQLLKNEVEIEGAQQSDLAFHQGWHFHLTKSVAFTPKEGEHYSCKVEHSTLREATRFTWTPDM; encoded by the exons ATGAAGGCTGTTTTGGGAGTCGCGTTGATCTGTGCCTTATACTTCAGCGCTGAAGCCACTGAAg cCATGCCCAAGGTTCAGATCTACAGTCGTAACGTTGGCGAGCTGGGCAAGCCCAACACCCTGATCTGCCATGTGAGCGGCTTCCACCCTCCCAACATCAAGCTGCAGCTGCTGAAGAACGAGGTGGAGATTGAGGGAGCCCAGCAGAGCGACCTGGCCTTCCACCAGGGCTGGCACTTCCACCTGACCAAGAGCGTGGCCTTCACCCCCAAGGAGGGAGAGCACTACTCCTGTAAAGTGGAGCACAGCACCCTGAGGGAAGCCACACGCTTCACCTGGA CTCCAGACATGTAA